The Geotalea uraniireducens Rf4 genome window below encodes:
- a CDS encoding HD-GYP domain-containing protein, translating into MLVKKKVHIQLSDLITCLSDVIDLVNPALFNHHQRVAYVAYSVAAQLGLPQKHRNELLLAGKLHDIGALSGQERMQTMQFEFHNPHSHAEMGWRLLSSFEPLAGVADIIRFHHVRSDDGDGRPRQGGGAPFGSHILHLADRVAVLLRTSGNILGQRKRICRQIEAQSGGMFMPEVVAAFLKLSQKEYFWLDLVNWKHVVPRNESI; encoded by the coding sequence ATGCTCGTTAAAAAGAAAGTGCACATCCAGCTTTCCGATCTGATCACCTGTCTGTCGGACGTTATTGATCTGGTAAACCCCGCGCTCTTCAATCACCACCAACGGGTCGCCTATGTGGCCTACAGCGTGGCCGCCCAGCTGGGGTTGCCGCAGAAGCATCGCAACGAGCTGCTTCTGGCCGGCAAGCTTCATGACATCGGTGCACTATCCGGTCAGGAGCGGATGCAAACCATGCAGTTCGAATTTCACAATCCCCATAGCCATGCCGAGATGGGGTGGCGCCTGCTGAGCAGCTTTGAGCCGCTAGCCGGCGTGGCAGACATAATCCGTTTCCACCATGTCAGGTCGGATGACGGCGACGGCCGGCCACGGCAGGGTGGCGGGGCGCCTTTCGGTAGTCATATCCTGCACCTGGCCGACAGGGTGGCGGTGCTGCTGCGCACATCGGGAAACATTCTCGGCCAGAGGAAACGTATCTGCCGGCAGATCGAGGCTCAGTCCGGAGGAATGTTCATGCCGGAGGTGGTGGCCGCCTTCCTGAAGTTGTCGCAGAAGGAATATTTCTGGCTCGATCTTGTAAACTGGAAACATGTCGTACCTAGGAACGAATCAATTTAA
- the mftA gene encoding variant-type mycofactocin precursor, with protein METEKQTNETCNEEPRILEEIQVEELAIDGICGVY; from the coding sequence ATGGAAACTGAAAAACAGACAAACGAAACATGTAATGAGGAGCCACGGATTCTGGAAGAGATCCAGGTTGAAGAGCTCGCAATCGACGGCATCTGCGGGGTTTACTAA
- the mftC gene encoding mycofactocin radical SAM maturase (MftC is a radical SAM/SPASM enzyme that catalyzes the first two steps in biosynthesis of the electron carrier mycofactocin from the terminal Val-Tyr dipeptide of the precursor peptide MftA.), with amino-acid sequence MSNRYVELGLRSPVNLTWEVSLACNLRCTHCLSSSGEPAAGELSTAEALDLVEQVHQAGVFQINFGGGEPFLRPDFEEILVACHGRGIMTCISTNGTLLNAERVARLATTRLVAIQVSMDGATAETCDAIRGKGVYHKAIEAIKLLAATSIPTSINTVLTTQNASQIPAMYEMAHSLGVSLRVSRFRPSGRGADNWEELRPTPAQLLAFSDWLAKSGDVRTGDSFFSLTSQERQGLGLNLCGAAKLTCCVGPTGNMYPCAFLQTDRFKAGSLREQSFQEIWDSSEIYDSFRSLRIHSCEECNRFDQCHGGCPAVAWHLKNDINGGDPECLERCVTSIADANKAAQAA; translated from the coding sequence GTGAGCAATAGATATGTCGAACTGGGGCTTCGTTCCCCGGTGAACTTGACCTGGGAAGTGTCGTTGGCCTGCAACCTCCGCTGCACCCACTGTCTTTCGTCTTCCGGAGAGCCCGCCGCTGGCGAGCTCTCCACGGCCGAAGCCCTCGACCTGGTGGAGCAAGTCCACCAGGCCGGAGTCTTCCAGATCAATTTCGGCGGCGGCGAACCGTTTCTCCGTCCCGATTTTGAAGAGATCCTGGTCGCCTGTCATGGCCGGGGCATCATGACCTGCATCTCCACCAACGGGACCCTGCTCAATGCCGAGCGGGTCGCCCGTCTGGCCACGACCCGGCTGGTTGCCATCCAGGTCAGCATGGATGGTGCCACAGCGGAAACCTGCGACGCCATCCGCGGCAAAGGTGTTTACCACAAGGCCATCGAGGCGATCAAACTTCTGGCCGCCACCTCGATCCCGACCAGCATCAATACTGTTCTCACTACCCAGAACGCCAGCCAGATCCCGGCCATGTACGAGATGGCACACTCCCTCGGCGTGTCGCTGCGGGTGAGCCGCTTCCGTCCGTCCGGGCGGGGGGCGGACAACTGGGAAGAACTCCGGCCGACACCGGCCCAGCTGCTCGCATTCTCCGACTGGCTGGCCAAGAGCGGCGATGTTCGGACCGGCGACAGCTTCTTCTCCCTGACCTCACAGGAGCGGCAGGGGCTGGGCTTGAACCTCTGCGGTGCGGCCAAGCTGACCTGCTGTGTTGGTCCCACTGGCAACATGTACCCCTGTGCCTTTCTTCAGACTGACCGGTTCAAGGCCGGTTCGCTCCGGGAGCAGAGCTTCCAGGAGATCTGGGACAGCTCGGAAATATACGACTCGTTCCGTTCCCTGCGGATCCACTCCTGCGAGGAGTGCAACCGCTTCGACCAGTGCCACGGCGGCTGTCCGGCCGTTGCCTGGCACCTGAAAAACGACATCAACGGCGGAGACCCGGAGTGCCTGGAGCGCTGCGTGACCTCCATTGCCGACGCGAATAAAGCGGCGCAGGCCGCCTGA
- a CDS encoding PAS domain-containing sensor histidine kinase has translation MKQFRENHAHQLELETKIEELRKFQEELEASRNKYALLYDFAPVGYFTFDREGVIQSVNLTGVRLLGVERNDLVGRRFGEFVADDEWFVFVNYLATVFCSQGKETCRLGLAQRDKQPLFVRIEAMVTESGEECLAVLVDITEKKLAERALSESEYNLAKAQSMTHVGSWSFDPTTSEVKASDELLRIMHLSRDEATQESFASVVHSEDRENVMWHLRLGVEHGKSYEIEHRLQFGEGSCRWVYSIVEPSVNSAGKVVRLYGTTQDITERKQAEVELRNKTNELQAIFDSISDGITVYDHDGLIQHHNLISPQLYPKEILPGKSCRDIFHPETPSMPQLCPVERALRGERVETSQVSVREGQKTLYFDITATPIKDALGEKNRALVFFRDISEKRLQEMHLIQTEKMSGIGVLATGIAHEINNPLTSIAGYAEGLLRRFRDEPALKDDCRLDVFPHYLEVIVRESYRCKGIIDHLLSFSRKSDGSAVEVDMNVVLLEILELLRHQQIYRQIEVVTHLSKDLHSVLGDPSGLRQVCMNLLINAHQSIKGTGLVELTTENLDDTTVSVRIRDTGCGIAQDKIDRIWDPFFTTKEVGKGIGLGLALTYNIIKRHGGEIQVESRPGEGTQFTVLLPASHKKGTVNK, from the coding sequence TTGAAACAATTCCGTGAAAATCATGCTCACCAACTCGAGTTGGAGACGAAGATCGAGGAATTGCGCAAGTTCCAGGAGGAACTGGAGGCATCAAGGAACAAGTACGCCCTGCTTTACGATTTTGCTCCGGTAGGTTATTTTACTTTCGACCGTGAAGGAGTTATTCAGTCGGTCAACCTGACCGGTGTGCGCCTTTTGGGTGTCGAACGTAATGATCTGGTGGGCAGGCGTTTCGGGGAATTCGTAGCCGATGATGAGTGGTTCGTATTCGTCAATTATCTCGCCACGGTCTTCTGCAGCCAAGGCAAGGAAACCTGCCGGCTGGGTCTTGCGCAGCGAGACAAACAGCCGCTATTTGTGCGTATTGAGGCCATGGTCACCGAATCGGGGGAAGAGTGTCTGGCCGTGCTGGTGGACATAACCGAGAAGAAACTGGCCGAACGGGCCCTGTCGGAGAGCGAATACAACCTGGCCAAGGCCCAGTCCATGACCCACGTGGGCTCCTGGAGCTTCGACCCGACCACCTCAGAGGTGAAGGCCTCCGACGAACTGCTGCGCATCATGCATCTCAGCCGCGACGAGGCCACCCAGGAGTCCTTTGCCAGCGTGGTACATTCCGAAGATCGTGAGAACGTCATGTGGCACCTGCGGCTGGGTGTCGAACATGGCAAGAGCTATGAGATCGAACACCGCCTGCAGTTCGGCGAGGGCAGCTGCCGGTGGGTCTATTCCATCGTCGAGCCGTCGGTGAACAGTGCCGGCAAGGTGGTGCGGCTCTACGGCACGACCCAGGATATCACTGAGCGGAAACAGGCCGAAGTCGAGCTGAGAAACAAAACTAACGAACTTCAGGCGATCTTCGACTCGATCAGCGACGGTATCACGGTCTACGACCATGACGGCCTGATCCAGCATCATAATCTCATTAGTCCGCAGTTATATCCCAAGGAGATACTTCCAGGGAAATCCTGCCGGGACATCTTTCATCCGGAAACTCCATCCATGCCGCAACTTTGTCCCGTCGAAAGGGCTCTCCGGGGCGAGCGGGTGGAGACGTCTCAGGTTTCCGTACGGGAAGGGCAAAAAACCCTGTATTTTGACATAACCGCCACCCCCATCAAAGACGCACTGGGAGAGAAAAACAGGGCACTCGTCTTTTTCAGGGACATCTCGGAAAAAAGATTGCAGGAAATGCATCTGATCCAGACCGAAAAAATGTCGGGCATCGGCGTGCTTGCCACCGGAATCGCCCATGAAATCAACAACCCTCTCACCTCGATAGCGGGCTACGCAGAAGGGCTTTTGAGGCGTTTCCGTGACGAACCGGCCTTGAAAGATGATTGCCGGCTGGATGTCTTTCCGCACTACCTCGAAGTAATCGTCCGGGAGTCCTACCGCTGCAAGGGGATCATCGACCACCTGCTCAGTTTCAGCAGGAAATCGGACGGTTCTGCTGTCGAGGTGGATATGAACGTGGTCCTGCTGGAAATTCTTGAGCTGTTGCGGCACCAGCAGATCTATCGACAGATTGAAGTCGTTACCCATCTGAGCAAAGACCTCCACTCTGTCCTGGGTGATCCGTCCGGATTGCGGCAGGTCTGCATGAACCTGCTGATAAACGCCCACCAGTCGATCAAAGGGACCGGTCTGGTGGAATTGACGACGGAGAACCTGGATGACACGACGGTTTCCGTCAGGATCCGTGATACCGGCTGCGGTATCGCACAGGATAAGATCGACCGGATCTGGGACCCCTTCTTTACAACCAAAGAGGTCGGCAAGGGGATCGGCCTCGGCCTGGCCCTGACGTATAATATCATCAAGCGTCATGGCGGCGAGATCCAGGTGGAAAGCCGGCCCGGAGAAGGAACGCAGTTTACGGTGCTTTTGCCGGCCAGTCACAAGAAAGGAACTGTAAACAAATAA
- a CDS encoding VWA domain-containing protein, with amino-acid sequence MERIITRFVAALRESGIRVSPGESLDAVQALALAGMERRRLTRRLLRLTLVKNVNDIPVFNEVFNRFFSRFQSVDPDVDIPDLMDAAIIGMEGEFNYLDQLPGDDHDENGPLLKLDSDINPEDLAELKSLTEIDPDDTDGIEIVVQMKGYRGKSKAPRPSRRYTQNPLTIELNKSNSTNRGVTFTPEEQAAMQDVVSRMMLRLRKDMKRMKNNQNRGKLHVIKTIQKNYRHDMVPFQVALRRKRREKPRLVVLCDVSFSVSHASRFMLLLLHTLHNQMLDVRSFIFNREVAEITEMLANMPVNDLMETIDKGDIVDLDENSSFGQVFLNFKKRYLENLRGRPAFIILGDARNNYDEANDWVLDEIREKARYMLWLTPEDRDTWSRGDCLMDIYGAYCDKVEVVKTVEDLSMVVENLLRDIYADRADPIDKKRLQEAKAAETYDSKDYYKRGTSGGSQPSFDPGGRSHW; translated from the coding sequence ATGGAACGAATAATCACCCGTTTCGTCGCCGCTCTTCGTGAAAGCGGCATCCGCGTATCACCAGGTGAAAGCCTGGATGCGGTCCAGGCCCTGGCGCTGGCCGGAATGGAACGGCGCCGGTTGACCCGGCGGCTCCTGCGTCTGACTCTGGTGAAGAATGTCAATGACATTCCGGTATTCAATGAGGTCTTCAACCGTTTTTTCAGCCGGTTCCAGTCTGTCGACCCGGACGTCGATATTCCCGATCTCATGGACGCCGCCATCATCGGCATGGAGGGGGAATTCAACTACCTCGACCAACTGCCGGGTGACGATCACGATGAGAACGGCCCGCTGCTCAAACTTGACAGCGATATCAATCCGGAAGATTTAGCCGAGCTGAAAAGCCTGACAGAGATTGATCCGGACGACACGGATGGTATTGAAATAGTTGTCCAGATGAAGGGGTACCGCGGAAAGTCGAAAGCGCCCCGGCCGTCGCGACGCTATACGCAGAATCCGCTCACGATCGAGCTTAACAAGAGCAACAGCACCAACAGGGGCGTCACCTTTACGCCTGAAGAGCAGGCCGCCATGCAGGACGTGGTTTCCCGCATGATGCTGCGTCTGCGCAAAGATATGAAACGGATGAAGAATAATCAGAATCGCGGAAAACTCCACGTCATCAAGACGATCCAGAAAAATTACCGTCACGACATGGTGCCGTTCCAGGTGGCATTACGTCGAAAACGGAGGGAAAAACCGCGACTGGTGGTTCTGTGTGATGTCAGCTTTTCCGTGAGCCATGCCTCCCGCTTCATGCTGCTGCTTCTTCATACCCTGCATAATCAGATGCTGGATGTCCGCAGTTTCATCTTCAATCGGGAAGTGGCGGAAATCACAGAAATGCTGGCAAACATGCCTGTCAACGACCTGATGGAAACCATTGACAAGGGGGACATCGTTGATCTGGATGAAAATAGCAGTTTCGGCCAGGTGTTTCTGAACTTCAAGAAAAGGTATCTGGAAAACCTGCGGGGGAGACCGGCCTTTATCATCCTGGGAGATGCACGCAACAACTACGACGAGGCCAACGACTGGGTGCTGGACGAGATCCGCGAGAAGGCCCGCTATATGCTCTGGCTTACCCCGGAAGATCGTGATACCTGGAGTCGCGGCGACTGTCTGATGGATATCTACGGCGCATATTGCGACAAGGTGGAGGTAGTAAAAACGGTGGAAGATCTGAGCATGGTCGTCGAAAACCTGCTGCGAGACATATATGCCGACCGGGCAGATCCGATTGACAAAAAACGCCTGCAGGAAGCCAAAGCAGCGGAAACCTATGATTCCAAGGACTACTATAAGCGTGGTACAAGTGGCGGCAGTCAGCCGAGTTTCGACCCTGGCGGGCGCAGCCATTGGTGA
- a CDS encoding HD-GYP domain-containing protein has product MFDNLHRWLILRLAAVWLVLSVLIGGLVHYFGNARLDNHVVNMAETEAANYSAEFTTYLGFPSGQTLALLNRKIHDIFDRGNFIVVEFYDAGSNKIAEVVKPSAKAVETRLPKHTSDFARKGGVRRQKMMVGNETYLRVFVPINSRTGTKLGYMEGIYHAPEEIITQIKRQTLWSLILLVLVIFVTSLSLYPLIIRLNRKLIDYSHILAQANIGMLEVLGSAIAKRDSDTNIHNYRVTIYSVRLGEKLGLSNTAMQGLIKGAFLHDVGKIAITDSILLKSGKLTDEEFEIMKTHVRHGEDIVCSYDWLKDAVDVVRCHHEKFDGSGYLGGLTAEAIPLNARIFAVADVFDALTSRRPYKKPFSFDVSTGIIRESRGTHFDPAIADLFLEHAASFYEELCREDEGLLRGKLGACIRKYFG; this is encoded by the coding sequence ATGTTTGATAACCTCCACCGCTGGCTGATACTCAGGCTTGCGGCCGTCTGGCTCGTCTTGTCGGTATTGATCGGCGGGTTGGTCCATTATTTCGGCAATGCCCGACTGGACAATCACGTTGTTAATATGGCCGAAACCGAGGCCGCGAACTACTCCGCCGAGTTTACCACCTATCTGGGATTCCCTTCCGGGCAGACCCTTGCGCTTCTCAACCGTAAGATTCATGACATATTTGACCGCGGCAACTTCATCGTGGTCGAATTCTATGACGCCGGCTCGAACAAAATCGCCGAGGTGGTAAAACCTTCTGCCAAAGCGGTGGAAACCAGGCTTCCCAAGCATACTTCCGACTTTGCCCGGAAGGGGGGAGTGCGCCGCCAGAAGATGATGGTGGGCAATGAGACCTACCTGAGGGTATTTGTCCCGATTAATAGCCGCACGGGAACCAAACTCGGTTACATGGAAGGGATTTATCATGCGCCCGAAGAGATCATAACGCAGATAAAACGCCAAACCCTCTGGTCTCTCATCTTGCTTGTGCTGGTAATTTTCGTGACAAGCTTATCGCTGTATCCGCTCATAATCCGGCTCAACCGCAAACTCATCGATTACTCGCACATTCTGGCGCAGGCTAATATCGGTATGTTGGAGGTGCTGGGAAGTGCCATCGCCAAACGAGACAGCGACACCAATATCCACAACTACCGGGTGACGATCTACTCGGTACGCCTCGGGGAGAAGTTAGGGCTCTCGAACACTGCCATGCAGGGGCTGATCAAGGGGGCCTTCCTGCATGATGTGGGAAAGATCGCCATCACGGATTCGATCCTCCTCAAGTCGGGAAAGTTGACCGATGAGGAATTCGAGATAATGAAGACCCACGTGAGGCACGGCGAGGACATTGTCTGTAGCTATGACTGGCTGAAGGATGCGGTTGATGTGGTTCGCTGCCATCATGAGAAATTTGACGGTAGCGGTTACCTGGGGGGGCTGACGGCGGAAGCCATTCCGCTCAACGCACGCATATTTGCCGTAGCTGATGTGTTTGATGCCCTTACCTCCAGGCGTCCCTACAAAAAACCTTTCAGCTTCGACGTTTCGACAGGGATTATCCGGGAATCAAGGGGAACCCACTTCGATCCGGCCATTGCGGATCTTTTTCTGGAACATGCCGCGTCCTTTTACGAAGAGCTCTGCCGCGAGGATGAGGGACTGTTGCGGGGGAAGCTGGGGGCCTGCATCAGGAAGTACTTCGGATGA
- the mftB gene encoding mycofactocin biosynthesis chaperone MftB (MftB, a small protein, is a peptide chaperone that assists the radical SAM enzyme MftC in performing two modifications to the C-terminal Val-Tyr dipeptide of the mycofactocin precursor peptide, MftA. MftB's role is analogous to the role of PqqD in the biosynthesis of PQQ, a cofactor that derives entirely from a Tyr and a Glu in the precursor PqqA.): MAAAGAGIRLHPACRVRQEGFGLLFYDSRGPRLLFAETGKLLPADFYGAVRNRDELPEGLTDNQKRALQKFVTQLLEKGFLREQ; encoded by the coding sequence ATGGCAGCGGCAGGCGCAGGCATACGACTTCACCCCGCTTGTCGCGTGCGGCAGGAAGGGTTTGGCCTCCTTTTTTATGATTCACGGGGGCCGCGCCTTCTCTTTGCCGAGACCGGCAAGCTGCTTCCAGCAGACTTCTACGGGGCCGTCCGCAACAGGGATGAACTCCCCGAGGGACTGACCGACAACCAGAAGCGGGCATTACAGAAATTCGTTACCCAACTTCTAGAAAAGGGGTTTCTCCGTGAGCAATAG
- a CDS encoding bacteriohemerythrin: MSIEWNNNLATGVAEIDNQHKELFSRFDSLLSACNEGKGRDEVLRLLLFLDDYIKSHFAAEERLQLRHNYPGYDAHKAQHTRFTEDVDRLESQFRREGATLPLVIQTNQTLVAWLIQHISRIDMEFAAFLQKNGGAGS; encoded by the coding sequence ATGTCTATCGAATGGAATAACAATCTGGCGACCGGGGTGGCGGAAATCGACAATCAGCACAAAGAGCTGTTCAGCCGGTTCGACTCCCTGCTGAGCGCATGCAACGAAGGTAAAGGGAGGGATGAGGTGCTGCGGCTCCTGCTGTTTCTCGATGACTATATCAAATCCCATTTTGCCGCCGAGGAGCGGCTCCAGCTCAGGCATAACTACCCCGGGTATGATGCGCACAAAGCGCAGCACACACGCTTCACCGAGGACGTTGATCGGCTGGAATCCCAGTTCAGGAGGGAAGGGGCAACGTTGCCGCTTGTTATCCAGACAAACCAGACACTGGTCGCCTGGTTGATTCAACATATCAGCCGCATCGACATGGAGTTCGCCGCGTTTCTCCAGAAGAACGGGGGGGCCGGATCCTGA
- a CDS encoding cache domain-containing protein gives MTRNVSMDELVKYEVQTAISMLEALHDKVLKKELSMEQAEKLGADLLRNLRYGDKNEGYFWADTPEGVNVVLYGRKDVEGKSRYEANIMGVDYVKEIIAKGLQPNGGFSDYWFTKMGGTELVPKRAYTLQFKPFGWIVGTGYYP, from the coding sequence ATGACCCGGAACGTATCCATGGATGAACTGGTGAAGTACGAAGTGCAGACCGCCATCAGTATGCTGGAGGCACTCCATGACAAAGTCCTGAAAAAGGAACTTTCCATGGAACAGGCAGAGAAACTGGGTGCCGACCTGTTGAGGAACCTTCGATACGGAGACAAGAACGAGGGGTATTTCTGGGCCGACACGCCGGAGGGTGTAAATGTCGTTCTGTACGGCAGGAAGGATGTAGAGGGGAAGAGCAGGTACGAAGCCAACATTATGGGAGTGGATTACGTCAAGGAGATTATAGCCAAGGGGTTGCAGCCGAACGGCGGATTCTCGGATTACTGGTTCACGAAAATGGGCGGAACGGAGTTAGTGCCGAAGCGCGCATATACCCTCCAGTTCAAACCGTTCGGATGGATTGTCGGAACTGGATACTATCCTTAA